The Polyangium aurulentum genomic interval CGACGCGCCGAGATACACGCCGTGCTCCCAGTCGCGCGCCTCGTACACGAGCGGCGCGAGCTTGGCGCGACGACCGCCGAAGATGAACGCCGAGATCGGCACGCCCTCGGGCGCGTCCATCATCGGCGAGGCCGACGGACACTGCCGTGCGGGCGAGCAGAAGCGCGCGTTCGGGTGCGCCGCGGGCTCCTTGCCGCTCCAGGGCCGGCCCTGCCAGTCGACGAGGCCCTCGGGCGGCGAGCTATCCATGCCCTCCCACCACGGCGTGCGCCGAGGCGTCATCGCCACGTTCGTGAAGATGGTGTTCGAGCGGACGGTGTCCATCGCGTGGGGGTTCGTCTTGCGGCCCGTGCCCGGCGCGACGCCGAAGTAGCCGGCCTCGGGGTTGATCGCCCAGAGCCTGCCGTCCGGGCCCACGCGCATCCACGCGATGTCGTCGCCCACGGTCCACACCTTCCAGCCCTTCTGGCTGGCCGGCGGCACGAGCATGGCGAGGTTCGTCTTGCCGCAGGCGCTCGGGAAGGCGGCGCAGATGTACGTGGTGCGGCCCTCGGGGTCCTCGAGGCCCATGATGAGCATGTGCTCGGCGAGCCACCCCTCGTCGCGCGCCATGGTGCTCGCGATGCGGAGCGCGAAGCACTTCTTGCCGAGCAGCGCGTTGCCGCCGTAGCCAGAGCCGACGCTCCAGATGAGCCGCTCCTTCGGGAAGTGCGCGATGAAGCGCCGCTCGGGGTTCAGGTCGCCGAGCGAGTGCAGGCCGCGGCAGAAGTCGGTCGAGCTGCCGAGATGATCGAGCGCAACCTTCCCCATCCTCGTCATGATCCGCATGCTCGCGGCGACGTAGGGGCTGTCGGTGATCTCGACGCCGACCTTGGATGCGGGCGAACCGACCGGGCCCATCATGTAGGGCACGACGTACATCGTGCGCCCGCGCATCGAGCCGTTGAAGAGCTTCCCCACCTTCTCGCGGGCATCGGCCGGCGCCATCCAGTTGTTGGTCGGCCCCACGTCCTCGGCTTTGTCCGTGCAGATGAAGGTCAGGTGCTCCGTGCGCGCGACGTCGGAGGGGTGACTCCGGTGCAGGTAGCAGCCGGGATACTCTTCCTGGTCGAGCTCGAGCAGTGTTCCGTCGGCGAGCATGGTCCGGATGAGCCCGCGGTACTCTTCCTCGGACCCGTCGCACCAGACCACGCGGTCGGGCTGGGTCTGGCGCGCAACCTCTTCGACCCACGTGGAAAGGCTATGGTTATTCATGGCGGCGCGTAGACTAGCCCTCGGAGGCGCATGGCGCTAGGCAGGGTATTCCCTGATGGCAAGCCCTTGTCCGCCGTACCCCGCCGCCTCTCCGAGCGCTCCTTCGACAGCTCCACGACGGACGGACCACGCGCCCGCAAAGTGCGGTATCTTCGACAGAGTGCGGCGTGTCGCTCTCCTGCCCGAACGGGGCAAGCTCATCGTGGCCACGGACCTGCAAGGTCACGTGGCTGATTTCGAGCGGGTGACCGCGATCTTCGAGCAGGCCGCGCGCGGCCCCGATGGTGCCGTCCTGGTCATCACGGGCGATCTGGTGCACGGCCCCGAGATCCCTGAATCCGACTGGCCCGACTACCTCGGCAGCTACTATCGCGGCGACTCGGCGGCCTTGCTCGAGCGGGCGATGAAGCTGCAGGAGCGCTGGCCTGGGCGCGTGTTTTACCTGCTCGGCAACCACGAGCATGCGCACGTCGGCGGGCCGGTGGTCGCCAAGTTTTTCCCGGATGAAGCGATGCGGCTCGAGGAGCTGCTCGGGGACGACGGCACGCAGCGCATGCGCGCCTGGTTCCGCACCTGGCCGTTCGTCGCGGTGGCGCCGAAGGCTCGCCTCGTGATGCTGCACGCGGCGCCGCACGCGCGGATCGAGAGCACGAACGATCTGGAGCGGCTGTCGCTCGACGGCTGCTCGGGGCTGACGCTCGAGGAGATGGCTGCGCGGGGCACGCTCGGCGCGCTGCTCTGGGCGCGCAGCACCTCGGCCGAGCGCGCGTGGTCGTTCCTGCATGCGATCCACGACGACGCGCGCGTGGCCATCTACGGGCACGACGTCGCGCGCTCGGGTCACTCCATCGAGCGCGAGCCGCTCCTGTGCGTGTCGACGAGCTTCGGCTGCTTCGACGGCGACAAGGTGTATCTCGAGTGGGATCTGTCCGAGCCCGCGCTCTCTGCGGAGGACGTGGCCCGTCGGGGTCTGCGCCCGCTGCACCCCGACGCGCCCCCGGTGCACAGGCTCATCACGTACTGAAAGCTGCTGTCATCCCGGGGTAGCGACCACCGGGAGCGTAGGGGGCCGATGGCCCCCTCGGAAATGACCCGCTGGGTCCGGGGTAGCGACCAACGGGAGCGTAGGGGGCCGATGGCCCCCTCGGAAATGACCCGCTGGGTCCGGGGTAGCGACCAACGGGAGCGTAGGGGGCCGATGGCCCCCTCGGAAATCAGCGCTAGCTGCTGGCTGCGGGCTTGGCGCCGACGGGCGGGCCGGGCTCGGCGCGCTTCTTGTTCACGAGCAGCGCCACCAGCGCGAGGCCGAGGAGCAGGAGCTGCGCGGAGATGGTCTCGATCGTCGGGTGGAAGCCGATCGCGGGCAGGCTCGGCAGGCCGATGCGGTGTGCGGGGGCGACGCCGGCGACCTGGAGCGCGGCGATGCCCTGACCCACGAAGACGACGGCGAGGCCGTAGAGCAGGTAGCTCGAGACGCGGAAGAAGACCTGCGGCGGGGCGAAGCGGCCCGCGCGCGTGTAGGCGAGGACGATGATCACGAGCAGGACTGCGCCTGCGGCGGCGCCGACGACGGCGGCGAGGACCGAGGAGCTCGAGGCGAGGAGGGCCTGGTAGAAGAGCACGGTCTCGAAGGCCTCGCGGTAGGCGGCGAGGAGCGACACGCCGAAGAGCGAGAGCGCGGCCTTGCGCGGGGAGATCTGCTCCTTGAGGAAGCGCATCCAGCGCGCGACCTCGCGCTTGGCGAGCAGCGAGTAGCTCACGTAGAAGAGCACGGCCGTCGCGAGCAGCGCGGTCACGCCCTCGATGAGCTCGCGGCGCGCGCCCGAGAGCGTCACGAGCTTCAGCGACACGACGAAGGTGATGGCGCCGAGCACGAGCGCGAGGGCCCAGCCTGCGTGCACGTAGCGGCGCTTGTCCTTGAGGCCCGCCTGCGCTGCGAGGCCGAGCAGGGCGGCGATGAGGAGCGCGGCCTCCACGCCCTCGCGCACGACGATGCCGGCGCTCGAGATGGCCGTCGAGACGAAGCCCGTCTGCTTCTGCTGCTCGACGAGCGCGGACTCGGCCTTCGACAGATCGGAGAGCAGCGCGCCGATGGCCGCGGTCACTGCGGGGGTGCCCTCGCCCTTGTCGAGGCTCGCGCGCAGGATCATGTAGCGGTCCTCGAGGCCCGCGACGATCGCCGGGTCGATCGACTTGAGCTGCGACTCGACCGGCTCGACGCCGTCGAGGTAGCTGTCGATGATCTGCCCGCGGGCTCCCTCGACGTCGCCGCGCGAGAACAGGACGCGGGCGCGGTCGAGCTTGGCGCGGGCGAGCGCGAGCGGCGTTCGACTGGCTCGATCTTCGTACGGGGCGCGGCGGCGCAGGTCCGAGAGCATCGCGGAGATGCGGTCCTTGGGCACGCCTGCGGCGAGGAGCTCGCCCTCGAGCGAGGCGTCCGAGCGCGTGGCGAGCTCGGCGAGCGCGTACGTCGGCGCGCCCTCCGCGGGCTTTGCGTCGCTGTGGCGCAAGGACAGGACGTAGAAGGCGAGGTCCCAGCGGTCGGCGTCGGTGAGCTGCGTGAAGGGGACCATCGCGGTGCCGCTCACGCCGAAGCGCACGGTGCTCGCGACGCGGAAGGGCGTCAGGGTCGCGCCGAGCTCGGGGTCGAGGAAGTTCGCGGGGCGCGGGGTCAGGGTCTGGGCCTTGGGCGTGTCGGCGCGGCCGGTTTGCCCGTGGCACTCGACGCAGTGCTGCGAGAAGAGGTTCTTGCCGCGCTCGGCGCTCGGGGCGGCGGCGGGGGCCTCGCTCAGGCGGAAGGCGCCGACGAGGGCTGCGCGGGCCTCGCTCGTGGCGGCGGCGACCTCGGCCTCGGGGGCCTTGTCGTCGACGAGCTTGCGCACCTTGCCGACGAGCGTGGGGACGTCGACGGGCTTTGCGCCAGCGGGCTGCGCGGGCTGGATGCGCGCGGCCATCTTCGCGGCGTCCTCGAGCAGATCGCGCTGCTCCTTGTATTCGGCCTCGTTCTTGATGGCGCCCGCCTCGACGGCGCCGCCGTAGTCGGCGCCCACGTAGCCGAGCACGTGCACGAGCCGCTGCGCCTCGACCTCGGGCGGGTCGCCGTAATCGGCGCGCGCGTCGCGCGGCGCGGCGAGGAGGAGCAAGGCCGCGACGAGCACGGCGAGCGCCCGGGCGCGTGCGAAGATGACAATCATATTCAATAAGGTTACCGGGGAAAACGGCTGGAGCAAAGGCGGATCAGAAGTGATCCATGTGCCCGAAGAAGGCGCGGTTCGGAGGGACGGACTCCGGACGGAGGCGTTCGTCGAGGGGCGCGATCATGGGGATCTCGGCGGGCCGGGGGCTCGCGTCGAAGAAGGGGGCGGCTTCGTCGGGGCGGAGCCAGCCGGTGACGGAGCGCGCGCCCTCGCGTTCGGCGAGCTGACGCACGACGCCGAGCACCTCTGCGCGGTCGATTCCGGGGGCGGCCCACTCGTCGATCCAGAGGGTGCGTTCGGGCGCGATGCCGCGCGGGGTGGCGAAGAGGTAGCCCACGTCGCGGTCCTCGGCGCGCAGGATCCACGGCCTTTCGGCGCGGCATCGCCAGCGGAAGAAGCGGAAGATCTCGAGCGAGCGGTGCGGGCGCAGGAACGAGGTGTCGAACGAGGCTTCGTACGCGGCGAGCATGGCCTCGTCGTCGCGATCCTCGGCCGGGCGCAGGGAGAGGGTGGTCCTCGCCGGCAGCGCCTCGAGGGCGGCTGCGTGTGCGAACACGGGGAACGCGTGGAAGCCGAGGCGCGCGTAAAACGCCGGATCGATGTCCGAGTAGAGCAGCCCCGCGGCGTGGCCCTCGGCGCGCGCCTCGGCGAGGACGGCCTCGATGAGCTCGCTCGCCGCCCCCGTCTTGCGCGCGTCCTGCCGCGTGAAGACCGCGCCGAATCCGACGACCGAAACGACGGCGCCGCCCGGCACCGAGAGGGCGAGCGTGTAGCGCTTGAGGGAGGCCACGAGCCCGGCGGCGTCGTCGACGAGCCCGACGTACCGCAAGATCGAGGGCCCCGCGCGCCGGAGCTGCTCGAACTGAAAGGCCGTGTGCGTGGCCAGATCGACGTGCTTGCCCCAAAAAGGGTGCGTGTGGCTCGCCGCCTCGCGCACGAGGCGCTCGTCGAGATCAGCGATGTAGCGCCGCATCGTTCTCCCGAAGGATCTTCGCGATCTCCTCGGCCGCAGCCGACGTGCCCGCGTCGATCTCGTCGTTGGTGAGATAAGGCGCGGGGCCGAGGCGGAGCAGGTCGCCGCGCGCGTCGGTGAACACGCCGCGCCCTCGCAGCCGCTGCACGACGTCGTGCCCATGAGGCGTCCGCACCGAGACGAAGGCACCGCGACGCTCGTCTGCGCGCGACGAGGCCACGCGATCGCCGAGGCCTGCGTCGTCGAGGCGCGCGATGATCCGCCGCGTCTGGCGCAGCGAGATCGCGCGCAGGGCTGGCACGTCGAGGCCGAAGCGCTCCCAGTGCGCGAGCACGGCCTGGGCGCGGTAGAAGGGCGTGGCGTCGAAGCTGGCGCCCGAGAAGCGCGCGCCGCCGGGGCCGTAGCCGACCTTGGAGGAGCGCTCGCCCTCGAGGGCCGCGAAGTCCGAGAACCAGCCGGTGTCGACGGGCCGGAGCGTGGTGCCGCGCGGGATGCGCAGAAAGCAGACCCCCTCGCCGAGAGCCGCGTACTTGTAGCCGCCCGCGGTGACGTAGAGGTGCTCCTTCGCCGGGCCCCAGTCGATCGGGACCGCG includes:
- a CDS encoding metallophosphoesterase; its protein translation is MRRVALLPERGKLIVATDLQGHVADFERVTAIFEQAARGPDGAVLVITGDLVHGPEIPESDWPDYLGSYYRGDSAALLERAMKLQERWPGRVFYLLGNHEHAHVGGPVVAKFFPDEAMRLEELLGDDGTQRMRAWFRTWPFVAVAPKARLVMLHAAPHARIESTNDLERLSLDGCSGLTLEEMAARGTLGALLWARSTSAERAWSFLHAIHDDARVAIYGHDVARSGHSIEREPLLCVSTSFGCFDGDKVYLEWDLSEPALSAEDVARRGLRPLHPDAPPVHRLITY
- a CDS encoding FTR1 family protein, giving the protein MIVIFARARALAVLVAALLLLAAPRDARADYGDPPEVEAQRLVHVLGYVGADYGGAVEAGAIKNEAEYKEQRDLLEDAAKMAARIQPAQPAGAKPVDVPTLVGKVRKLVDDKAPEAEVAAATSEARAALVGAFRLSEAPAAAPSAERGKNLFSQHCVECHGQTGRADTPKAQTLTPRPANFLDPELGATLTPFRVASTVRFGVSGTAMVPFTQLTDADRWDLAFYVLSLRHSDAKPAEGAPTYALAELATRSDASLEGELLAAGVPKDRISAMLSDLRRRAPYEDRASRTPLALARAKLDRARVLFSRGDVEGARGQIIDSYLDGVEPVESQLKSIDPAIVAGLEDRYMILRASLDKGEGTPAVTAAIGALLSDLSKAESALVEQQKQTGFVSTAISSAGIVVREGVEAALLIAALLGLAAQAGLKDKRRYVHAGWALALVLGAITFVVSLKLVTLSGARRELIEGVTALLATAVLFYVSYSLLAKREVARWMRFLKEQISPRKAALSLFGVSLLAAYREAFETVLFYQALLASSSSVLAAVVGAAAGAVLLVIIVLAYTRAGRFAPPQVFFRVSSYLLYGLAVVFVGQGIAALQVAGVAPAHRIGLPSLPAIGFHPTIETISAQLLLLGLALVALLVNKKRAEPGPPVGAKPAASS
- a CDS encoding GNAT family N-acetyltransferase, with translation MRRYIADLDERLVREAASHTHPFWGKHVDLATHTAFQFEQLRRAGPSILRYVGLVDDAAGLVASLKRYTLALSVPGGAVVSVVGFGAVFTRQDARKTGAASELIEAVLAEARAEGHAAGLLYSDIDPAFYARLGFHAFPVFAHAAALEALPARTTLSLRPAEDRDDEAMLAAYEASFDTSFLRPHRSLEIFRFFRWRCRAERPWILRAEDRDVGYLFATPRGIAPERTLWIDEWAAPGIDRAEVLGVVRQLAEREGARSVTGWLRPDEAAPFFDASPRPAEIPMIAPLDERLRPESVPPNRAFFGHMDHF
- a CDS encoding phosphoenolpyruvate carboxykinase (GTP), producing the protein MNNHSLSTWVEEVARQTQPDRVVWCDGSEEEYRGLIRTMLADGTLLELDQEEYPGCYLHRSHPSDVARTEHLTFICTDKAEDVGPTNNWMAPADAREKVGKLFNGSMRGRTMYVVPYMMGPVGSPASKVGVEITDSPYVAASMRIMTRMGKVALDHLGSSTDFCRGLHSLGDLNPERRFIAHFPKERLIWSVGSGYGGNALLGKKCFALRIASTMARDEGWLAEHMLIMGLEDPEGRTTYICAAFPSACGKTNLAMLVPPASQKGWKVWTVGDDIAWMRVGPDGRLWAINPEAGYFGVAPGTGRKTNPHAMDTVRSNTIFTNVAMTPRRTPWWEGMDSSPPEGLVDWQGRPWSGKEPAAHPNARFCSPARQCPSASPMMDAPEGVPISAFIFGGRRAKLAPLVYEARDWEHGVYLGASMASETTAAATGKVGVVRRDPMAMRPFCGYNMGDYFGHWLDMGRGHANMPKVFHVNWFRQNDAGKYLWPGFGENLRVLRWMHDRIHGVAKGRETSIGILPEDGELDTSGLGIEPQAMRELFSVDRDAWLEDLVDQEQFFGSFGKQMPEGIWRQHHNLRERLKG
- a CDS encoding aminotransferase class V-fold PLP-dependent enzyme: MGGSDEALDLAALRAAYGRFLAGGRVLLTGHSHQAWPDVARDAMDLAFDEAARFVDDKWSESIFPRIDAVGRGILTRLGFDPGDAIAFGKSTHELVTRLLTCFPAQREPVVVTTTAEFHSLYRQLHRLAEEGFRVTWVDAADRASLADRMLEAIKPGTSVVAISAVLFEDAFIVPRLGEIAQRAVEVGAIPLIDAYHAFNAVPIDWGPAKEHLYVTAGGYKYAALGEGVCFLRIPRGTTLRPVDTGWFSDFAALEGERSSKVGYGPGGARFSGASFDATPFYRAQAVLAHWERFGLDVPALRAISLRQTRRIIARLDDAGLGDRVASSRADERRGAFVSVRTPHGHDVVQRLRGRGVFTDARGDLLRLGPAPYLTNDEIDAGTSAAAEEIAKILRENDAALHR